Genomic window (Candidatus Firestonebacteria bacterium RIFOXYD2_FULL_39_29):
AATAAAGATAAATTAATAATAAAAGGCGCGAGGGAACATAACCTTAAAAATATCTCCCTGGAATTACCCCGTAACAAACTCATAGTCATTACAGGACTTTCCGGTTCCGGAAAATCCTCTCTTGCTTTTGATACAATATACGCGGAAGGGCAAAGGCGTTACATTGAATCTTTGTCGGCGTATGCCCGTCAGTTCCTCGGTCAAATGGAAAAACCTGATGTGGATTCCATTGAAGGACTGTCCCCGGCTATTGCCATTGAACAGAAGAAGCCAAGTCATAATCCCAGGTCTACCGTCGGGACGGTTACGGAAATATATGATTATTTCCGTCTGCTTTTTGCAAGAATAGGCATTCCCTATTGTCATAAATGCGGTAAAAAAATAGAGCGGCAAAATAGCCAGCAAATAATAGATCAGATCCTGGATTTCGGCGCAGGCGTTAAGATCCAGATATTATCCCCTATGGTGCGGAGCCGTAAGGGCGAGTACGCAAAACTATTCGAGCAGATAAAGAAAGACGGCTATGTAAGGGTCAGGGTTGACGGTAAGATCTATGACCTGGAAGAAAAAATCAATCTGGAAAAAACAAAAAAACACAGTATAGAAGTTGTAATAGACCGGCTGGTGATCGGCGCTGATATTAAAAAACGTCTTGCTAATTCGGTTGAAACAGCCTTAAAGTCCGGTGACGGTACGGTTATTATCCTGAAAAGCGATAAAGAAGAGATACTTTTTTCAGAAAAGTTCGCCTGTGTCGAATGCGGGGTCAGCATGTCTGATCTGGCTCCCAGGATGTTCTCTTTTAACAGTCCTTTCGGAGCTTGTACCGAATGCAGCGGGCTGGGCCATAAACTGGAAATAGACGCAGAACTTATCATACCTGATGAAACCATTAGCCTGGATGCGGGGGCCATTGCACCCTGGAGCAGTCCTACGGCGATGTATTATAAATCTATGCTGCACTCTGTCGCCAAGCATTTTGGGATTAGGACAGACATTCCGTTTTGCAAGCTTAAGAAAGAGCATAAAGATATTATTTTGTACGGTTCGGGAGAATATCATATTAAATTTAACTTTAGCTCGGTCAACATGTCCCACGCTTATACCGGCAAATATGAAGGGGTTATTCCGAATTTAAAACGCAGATACCTGGAAACAGATTCAGAATTTATCCGTAACGATGTAATAGGCCAGTATATGCGCACGATAGAATGTCCTGCATGTAACGGGGCCAGGCTAAAACCGGAGATATTAAGCATCAGGTTAGGCGGAAAAAATATTAACGAACTCACCAGGCTCAGCATAAGCACTTGTGCTGAGTATTTTAAAGAGTTGAAGCTGACTGATAAAGAAAAGAAGATAGCGGAACAGATATTTAAAGAGGTGACCGGCCGGTTAAAGTTCCTTTTCGATGTCGGATTGTCGTAC
Coding sequences:
- a CDS encoding excinuclease ABC subunit A, with amino-acid sequence MNKDKLIIKGAREHNLKNISLELPRNKLIVITGLSGSGKSSLAFDTIYAEGQRRYIESLSAYARQFLGQMEKPDVDSIEGLSPAIAIEQKKPSHNPRSTVGTVTEIYDYFRLLFARIGIPYCHKCGKKIERQNSQQIIDQILDFGAGVKIQILSPMVRSRKGEYAKLFEQIKKDGYVRVRVDGKIYDLEEKINLEKTKKHSIEVVIDRLVIGADIKKRLANSVETALKSGDGTVIILKSDKEEILFSEKFACVECGVSMSDLAPRMFSFNSPFGACTECSGLGHKLEIDAELIIPDETISLDAGAIAPWSSPTAMYYKSMLHSVAKHFGIRTDIPFCKLKKEHKDIILYGSGEYHIKFNFSSVNMSHAYTGKYEGVIPNLKRRYLETDSEFIRNDVIGQYMRTIECPACNGARLKPEILSIRLGGKNINELTRLSISTCAEYFKELKLTDKEKKIAEQIFKEVTGRLKFLFDVGLSYLTLDRAASTLSGGEAQRIHLATQIGSSLVGVLYILDEPSIGLHQKDNAKLLQTLKKLRDLGNTVIVVEHDEDTMREADYLVDLGPGAGENGGYIVAAGKPEEVIKNKNSITGSYLRGDMKIEVPKHRNISPEKYIELKGVTTNNLKNIDVKFPAGCMTCITGVSGSGKSSLIEETLYPSLIHEIFLTSVKPGGYKKFSGIEFVDRVINIDQTPIGRTPRSNPATYTGVFTLIRDLFASTIESKSRGYQPGRFSFNVKGGRCEACEGDGIIKIEMHFLPDVYVPCEVCKSKRYNRETLEVMYKGKTISDVLELTVEDALKFFENIPKVKKVLETLNDVGLGYIKLGQSATTLSGGEAQRIKLSAELSKRATGKTIYILDEPTTGLHFDDIKKLLEVLFRLRDMGNTVIVIEHNLDVIKTADYIIDLGPEGGDKGGELVATGSPEDIVKSKSSYTGYFLKKILN